Proteins encoded together in one Oncorhynchus clarkii lewisi isolate Uvic-CL-2024 unplaced genomic scaffold, UVic_Ocla_1.0 unplaced_contig_4353_pilon_pilon, whole genome shotgun sequence window:
- the LOC139394583 gene encoding heat shock 70 kDa protein 14-like isoform X1, whose protein sequence is MAAIGVHFGYTCACVAIFKDGRAEVVANDAGDRVTPAVVAYRDTEQIVGIAAKQGRVRNAANTVVKVKQVLGRSFEDPEVQTHKAESKCPVVNKGEKPVYEMTGEMTRHVAPQDVAKLILHKMKETAQSALGADVTEAVITVPFEFAHAQKAALRAAAEAAGFRVLRLIHEPAAALLAYGIGQDCPSGKSHVLVYKLGGTSLSVTVLQVNGGMFRVLNTHTDHSIGGESFTSALAQHLAAEFKR, encoded by the exons ATGGCGGCTATAGGAGTACATTTCGGCTACACATGTGCCTGTGTAGCTATTTTTAAG GATGGCCGAGCGGAGGTGGTCGCCAATGACGCCGGAGACCGAGTCACTCCTGCCGTGGTGGCTTACCGAGACACGGAACAG ATAGTAGGGATTGCGGCTAAGCAGGGTCGTGTCCGAAACGCAGCCAACACTGTGGTTAAAGTCAAACAAGTGCTGGGGAGGAG TTTTGAGGATCCTGAGGTGCAGACGCATAAAGCTGAGAGTAAATGTCCT GTTGTCAACAAGGGAGAGAAGCCAGTGTATGAGATGACTGGAGAGATGACCAGACATGTGGCTCCCCAAGATGTTGCCAAGCTGATCCTACACAAGATGAAAG AGACGGCTCAATCGGCCTTGGGCGCTGATGTCACAGAGGCTGTCATCACTGTCCCCTTTGAGTTCGCACATGCTCAGAAGGCGGCGTTGAGGGCGGCTGCGGAGGCGGCAGGGTTCCGTGTGTTGAGGCTGATCCACGAGCCAGCTGCTGCTCTACTGGCCTACGGAATCGGACAGGACTGCCCCTCTGGGAAGAG ccaTGTCCTGGTGTATAAACTAGGTGGGACGTCTCTGAGTGTGACGGTGCTGCAGGTGAATGGTGGAATGTTCCGGGTTCTGAACACCCACACAGACCACAGCATCGGAGGAGAGAGCTTCACAAGCGCCCTGGCACAGCACCTGGCTGCAGAGTTCaaacggtaa
- the LOC139394583 gene encoding heat shock 70 kDa protein 14-like isoform X2, giving the protein MAAIGVHFGYTCACVAIFKDGRAEVVANDAGDRVTPAVVAYRDTEQIVGIAAKQGRVRNAANTVVKVKQVLGRSFEDPEVQTHKAESKCPVVNKGEKPVYEMTGEMTRHVAPQDVAKLILHKMKETAQSALGADVTEAVITVPFEFAHAQKAALRAAAEAAGFRVLRLIHEPAAALLAYGIGQDCPSGKRYTLLLLLVYELQVEHRTGLPLWEEVHTSPSSCV; this is encoded by the exons ATGGCGGCTATAGGAGTACATTTCGGCTACACATGTGCCTGTGTAGCTATTTTTAAG GATGGCCGAGCGGAGGTGGTCGCCAATGACGCCGGAGACCGAGTCACTCCTGCCGTGGTGGCTTACCGAGACACGGAACAG ATAGTAGGGATTGCGGCTAAGCAGGGTCGTGTCCGAAACGCAGCCAACACTGTGGTTAAAGTCAAACAAGTGCTGGGGAGGAG TTTTGAGGATCCTGAGGTGCAGACGCATAAAGCTGAGAGTAAATGTCCT GTTGTCAACAAGGGAGAGAAGCCAGTGTATGAGATGACTGGAGAGATGACCAGACATGTGGCTCCCCAAGATGTTGCCAAGCTGATCCTACACAAGATGAAAG AGACGGCTCAATCGGCCTTGGGCGCTGATGTCACAGAGGCTGTCATCACTGTCCCCTTTGAGTTCGCACATGCTCAGAAGGCGGCGTTGAGGGCGGCTGCGGAGGCGGCAGGGTTCCGTGTGTTGAGGCTGATCCACGAGCCAGCTGCTGCTCTACTGGCCTACGGAATCGGACAGGACTGCCCCTCTGGGAAGAGGTACACACTTCTCCTTCTTCTTGTGTATGAACTACAGGTCGAACATCGGACAGGACTGCCCCTCTGGGAAGAGGTACACACTTCTCCTTCTTCTTGTGTATGA